In Mercurialis annua linkage group LG5, ddMerAnnu1.2, whole genome shotgun sequence, a single genomic region encodes these proteins:
- the LOC126682951 gene encoding protein COFACTOR ASSEMBLY OF COMPLEX C SUBUNIT B CCB1, chloroplastic: protein MAALAKLLLSPIPPQISLPSKLSCNHHHHLWPEPRQARTPTTRPKRQVVRVSLQEHDSMFLLAESMGYSLASYYTSLGLFVISVPGIWSLIKRSVKSKIVQKTFIGEGEGKKAPNQVAGEILSFFTRNNFVVTDRGETVTFEGIMIPNRGQAALLTFCTCISLASVALVLTITLPDFGNNWFWITILSPLAGAYYWKRASRKEQIKVKVMVADDGKLSEIIVQGDDQQVEQMRKELQLSEKGMVYVKGIFER, encoded by the exons ATGGCAGCTCTAGCTAAACTATTATTATCCCCAATTCCACCTCAAATTTCTCTTCCTTCAAAATTATCCTgcaaccaccaccaccatctCTGGCCTGAACCAAGACAGGCTCGAACCCCAACAACCAGACCCAAGAGACAAGTGGTTCGAGTGTCCCTTCAAGAACATGACTCCATGTTTTTATTGGCAGAGAGCATGGGTTACTCTTTGGCTAGTTATTACACTTCTCTCGGTCTTTTTGTCATCTCTGTTCCTGGTATTTGGTCACTCATCAAGCGTTCTGTTAAATCAAAG ATTGTGCAGAAGACGTTTATTGGTGAAGGAGAAGGGAAGAAGGCGCCTAATCAGGTTGCTGGAGAAATATTATCTTTTTTCACCAGAAATAATTTTGTGGTCACTGATAGAGGAGAGACTGTTAC ATTTGAAGGAATTATGATACCGAACCGTGGCCAAGCAGCATTGCTTACATTCTGCACATGTATAAGCTTAGCTAGTGTTGCACTTGTACTTACTATAACCCTACCAGATTTTGGCAATAACTGGTTCTGGATCACCATTTTAAGTCCACTGGC AGGAGCATATTACTGGAAGAGGGCGTCGAGAAAAGAGCAGATCAAAGTTAAAGTGATGGTTGCAGATGATGGGAAGTTGTCGGAGATTATAGTTCAAGGAGATGATCAGCAAGTAGAACAAATGAGGAAGGAGCTTCAGCTTAGTGAAAAGGGCATGGTCTATGTTAAAGGCATTTTTGAGAGATGA